From one Lineus longissimus chromosome 3, tnLinLong1.2, whole genome shotgun sequence genomic stretch:
- the LOC135485405 gene encoding WD repeat-containing protein 26-like isoform X2, protein MQANGCPQHNGDTGESSSQITNGACSVDAVNGDAGHSAGGQKDMSQTDQDIVRLIGQHLKEMGLERTVEQLMTESGCMLEHPAAAKFRSHVMDGEWDKSDVDLNELKALVESQQGILRMKFLLLEQKYLELLEDGKLLEALHCLRNELSPLKYNTERVHELSSFMMCSNSDDLKESADWEGKGISSRSKLVEKLQSFLPPTIMLPPRRLQTLLNQAVELQKDQCPYHNTKYDAESVSLLVDHVCSREQFPCGTLQILNDHCDEVLFVSFSPDGTKLATGSKDGTLIVWEVDHQTKELRHHRTFEGHSYGVSYIAWSPDNVYIIACGPDDCSELWLWNVDNGDLRVKMSQSPEDSLTCVAWHVDSKKFVTGGTRGQFYQCDLDGNVLDSWEGVRVQCLACQKDGKTVFAADTHRRIRGYNFDELTDFHVIQEDHPIMSFTINDTGRLALLNVATQGVHLWDLKDRCLIRKYQGVTQGFYTIHSCFGGMNQDFIASGSEDHKVYIWHRKKEVPIAVLEGHTRTVSCVNWNPTLPGMLATASDDGTVRIWGPLSYRHKSSNIIVPTSSSRC, encoded by the exons ATGCAGGCCAATGGCTGCCCTCAGCACAATGGCGATACTGGAGAAAGTTCTTCCCAAATCACTAACGGAGCTTGCTCCGTTGATGCCGTGAACGGTGATGCAGGCCACTCTGCTGGTGGCCAAAAAGACATGTCCCAGACAGACCAGGATATTGTGCGATTGATAGGACAGCATCTGAAAGAAATGGGACTTGA GCGCACAGTTGAACAGCTGATGACAGAGTCGGGATGCATGCTGGAACATCCTGCTGCTGCTAAATTCCGATCTCATGTGATGGATGGAGAATGGGATAAG TCCGATGTCGATTTGAATGAGCTGAAGGCTCTGGTAGAGTCGCAGCAAGGCATTTTG aggaTGAAGTTTCTGTTGCTTGAACAGAAATACCTTGAGTTGTTGGAGGATGGGAAACTACTGGAAGCATTGCACTGTCTGCGTAATGAGCTCTCTCCTCTGAAGTATAATACAGAAAGAGTGCACGAACTTAGTTC GTTCATGATGTGCAGTAATTCAGATGATCTTAAAGAATCCGCTGATTGGGAAGGAAAAGGCATATCGTCTAGGTCGAAATTGGTAGAGAAATTACAGT CTTTTCTGCCTCCCACAATTATGTTGCCGCCGCGGCGTCTTCAGACCCTATTGAACCAAGCAGTCGAGTTACAGAAAGACCAATGTCCATATCATAATACCAAGTATGATGCTGAGTCAGTGTCATTGCTGGTTGACCATGTCTGCAGTAG GGAACAATTTCCATGTGGTACTCTCCAGATTCTTAACGACCATTGTGATGAAGTGCTGTTTGTCAGTTTTTCACCAGATGGCACCAAGTTGGCCACTGGATCAAAAGATGGGACGCTCATTGTATGGGAAGTGGATCAC CAAACAAAAGAACTAAGGCACCACCGAACATTTGAAGGCCACTCTTATGGTGTTTCATATATAGCTTGGAGTCCTGATAACGTCTATATCATAGCTTGTGGGCCAGACGACTGCTCAGAACTGTGGCTGTGGAATGTTGAT AATGGAGATTTACGGGTGAAGATGAGCCAGTCTCCTGAAGACAGTCTAACCTGTGTGGCATGGCATGTCGACAGTAAGAAATTTGTGACTGGTGGAACGCGAGGGCAGTTTTACCAATGT GATCTTGATGGCAATGTGTTGGACTCCTGGGAAGGGGTCAGGGTGCAGTGTCTAGCCTGTCAAAAAGACGGAAAGACTGTTTTCGCAGCTGATACACATCGGCGAATAAGAGGGTACAACTTCGATGAATTAACTGATTTCCACGT AATTCAAGAAGATCACCCCataatgtctttcacaatcaaCGATACGGGAAGATTAGCACTTTTAAATGTAGCAACTCAG GGTGTGCACTTATGGGATCTGAAGGATCGCTGCTTAATAAGGAAATACCAGGGTGTGACACAGGGGTTTTATACAATACACTCATGTTTTGGGGGAATGAATCAAGATTTCATTGCCAGTGGCAGTGAAG acCATAAAGTATATATCTGGCATAGGAAGAAGGAGGTGCCAATAGCGGTGCTAGAGGGTCATACTCGCACAGTCAGTTGTGTCAATTGGAACCCAACTCTACCTGGCATGCTAGCCACTGCCTCGGACGATGGCACGGTCAGAATATGGGGCCCACTTTCATATAGACATAAATCTAGTAATATCATTG TTCCCACCTCTTCTTCCAGATGTTAG
- the LOC135485405 gene encoding WD repeat-containing protein 26-like isoform X1 — MQANGCPQHNGDTGESSSQITNGACSVDAVNGDAGHSAGGQKDMSQTDQDIVRLIGQHLKEMGLERTVEQLMTESGCMLEHPAAAKFRSHVMDGEWDKSDVDLNELKALVESQQGILRMKFLLLEQKYLELLEDGKLLEALHCLRNELSPLKYNTERVHELSSFMMCSNSDDLKESADWEGKGISSRSKLVEKLQSFLPPTIMLPPRRLQTLLNQAVELQKDQCPYHNTKYDAESVSLLVDHVCSREQFPCGTLQILNDHCDEVLFVSFSPDGTKLATGSKDGTLIVWEVDHQTKELRHHRTFEGHSYGVSYIAWSPDNVYIIACGPDDCSELWLWNVDNGDLRVKMSQSPEDSLTCVAWHVDSKKFVTGGTRGQFYQCDLDGNVLDSWEGVRVQCLACQKDGKTVFAADTHRRIRGYNFDELTDFHVIQEDHPIMSFTINDTGRLALLNVATQGVHLWDLKDRCLIRKYQGVTQGFYTIHSCFGGMNQDFIASGSEDHKVYIWHRKKEVPIAVLEGHTRTVSCVNWNPTLPGMLATASDDGTVRIWGPLSYRHKSSNIIDVSDNTSGRSTPV, encoded by the exons ATGCAGGCCAATGGCTGCCCTCAGCACAATGGCGATACTGGAGAAAGTTCTTCCCAAATCACTAACGGAGCTTGCTCCGTTGATGCCGTGAACGGTGATGCAGGCCACTCTGCTGGTGGCCAAAAAGACATGTCCCAGACAGACCAGGATATTGTGCGATTGATAGGACAGCATCTGAAAGAAATGGGACTTGA GCGCACAGTTGAACAGCTGATGACAGAGTCGGGATGCATGCTGGAACATCCTGCTGCTGCTAAATTCCGATCTCATGTGATGGATGGAGAATGGGATAAG TCCGATGTCGATTTGAATGAGCTGAAGGCTCTGGTAGAGTCGCAGCAAGGCATTTTG aggaTGAAGTTTCTGTTGCTTGAACAGAAATACCTTGAGTTGTTGGAGGATGGGAAACTACTGGAAGCATTGCACTGTCTGCGTAATGAGCTCTCTCCTCTGAAGTATAATACAGAAAGAGTGCACGAACTTAGTTC GTTCATGATGTGCAGTAATTCAGATGATCTTAAAGAATCCGCTGATTGGGAAGGAAAAGGCATATCGTCTAGGTCGAAATTGGTAGAGAAATTACAGT CTTTTCTGCCTCCCACAATTATGTTGCCGCCGCGGCGTCTTCAGACCCTATTGAACCAAGCAGTCGAGTTACAGAAAGACCAATGTCCATATCATAATACCAAGTATGATGCTGAGTCAGTGTCATTGCTGGTTGACCATGTCTGCAGTAG GGAACAATTTCCATGTGGTACTCTCCAGATTCTTAACGACCATTGTGATGAAGTGCTGTTTGTCAGTTTTTCACCAGATGGCACCAAGTTGGCCACTGGATCAAAAGATGGGACGCTCATTGTATGGGAAGTGGATCAC CAAACAAAAGAACTAAGGCACCACCGAACATTTGAAGGCCACTCTTATGGTGTTTCATATATAGCTTGGAGTCCTGATAACGTCTATATCATAGCTTGTGGGCCAGACGACTGCTCAGAACTGTGGCTGTGGAATGTTGAT AATGGAGATTTACGGGTGAAGATGAGCCAGTCTCCTGAAGACAGTCTAACCTGTGTGGCATGGCATGTCGACAGTAAGAAATTTGTGACTGGTGGAACGCGAGGGCAGTTTTACCAATGT GATCTTGATGGCAATGTGTTGGACTCCTGGGAAGGGGTCAGGGTGCAGTGTCTAGCCTGTCAAAAAGACGGAAAGACTGTTTTCGCAGCTGATACACATCGGCGAATAAGAGGGTACAACTTCGATGAATTAACTGATTTCCACGT AATTCAAGAAGATCACCCCataatgtctttcacaatcaaCGATACGGGAAGATTAGCACTTTTAAATGTAGCAACTCAG GGTGTGCACTTATGGGATCTGAAGGATCGCTGCTTAATAAGGAAATACCAGGGTGTGACACAGGGGTTTTATACAATACACTCATGTTTTGGGGGAATGAATCAAGATTTCATTGCCAGTGGCAGTGAAG acCATAAAGTATATATCTGGCATAGGAAGAAGGAGGTGCCAATAGCGGTGCTAGAGGGTCATACTCGCACAGTCAGTTGTGTCAATTGGAACCCAACTCTACCTGGCATGCTAGCCACTGCCTCGGACGATGGCACGGTCAGAATATGGGGCCCACTTTCATATAGACATAAATCTAGTAATATCATTG ATGTTAGTGACAACACATCTGGGCGAAGTACCCCAGTATAA
- the LOC135484945 gene encoding protein cornichon homolog 4-like, translating into MSDAGIFIFSLLDTASLLFLAVYFIVTLSDLECDYLNARECCSRLNRWILPEIIAQGIMTFLMFISLHWVLFLLNAPLTAWQIRKLYMKPSGYIGVYDPAEIHNRQLLKGYMKEAMVKLGWHLLFFFIFLYNMIVSLVGS; encoded by the exons ATGAGTGATGCTGGAATATTCATATTTTCCTTGCTTGATACAGCAAGTCTGCTGTTTTTGGCTGTGTATTTT ATTGTCACATTGTCTGATTTAGAATGTGATTACCTAAATGCCAGAGAATGCTGTTCAAGATTAAATAGA TGGATTTTACCGGAGATCATAGCTCAAGGGATCATGACGTTTCTGATGTTTATAAGTCTCCATTGGGTCTTGTTCCTCCTCAATGCACCCCTCACTGCCTGGCAAATAAGAAA GTTGTACATGAAGCCGTCTGGTTACATCGGAGTATACGACCCTGCTGAAATCCACAACCGACAGTTATTAAAAGGTTACATGAAAGAGGCAATGGTCAAACTAGGATGGCATTTGttgttctttttcattttcctttACAA TATGATTGTGTCATTAGTTGGATCATAA
- the LOC135484729 gene encoding adenylyltransferase and sulfurtransferase MOCS3-like, which translates to MEDRAQNLQLEINNLRKQLAEKTVELEKLTGLGNGVVEPKLTFGRLSGDEVLPKLDVKKLDNRSIARHSRQLILPELGVRGQLKLASTSVLIVGAGGLGCPCALYLAAGGIGRIGFVDYDEVELGNLHRQVLHTEERIGISKSTSAATACNQLNSDIKYMPYHLQLDSTNAIGLISQYDIIVDATDNVATRYLLNDACVLAKKPLVSGSALRLEGQLTVYNYLNGPCYRCLYPKPPPPKMVTNCSDGGVLGVVPGIIGCIQAMEVMKIAAGFGTTYSQRLLLFDAIDCVFRTIKLRPRQKNCVVCGETPSITRLIDYEQFCGARASDKERSLSLLSPDERISVEDYKRIKDTGVNHVLVDVRLPVELDICKLEENINIPITNIHDKETVLSSCETKISEYEPSHENPLPVYVVCRRGNDSQSAVKALQEHLKDLPVVIKDIRGGLTAWARKIDNDFPQY; encoded by the exons ATGGAGGACAGGGCACAAAATTTACAATTGGAAATCAACAATTTGCGGAAACAACTAGCTGAAAAAACAGTTGAGCTGGAGAAATTGACGGGATTG GGAAATGGAGTCGTTGAACCTAAACTCACCTTTGGTAGATTATCAGGAGATGAAGTACTGCCAAAACTGGATGTCAAGAAGCTTGATAACAGAAGTATTGCAAGGCACAGTCGACAGTTGATACTGCCTGAATTAGGGGTTAGAG GTCAGCTGAAACTTGCCAGTACATCTGTCCTGATAGTGGGAGCAGGCGGCCTTGGATGTCCATGTGCACTTTATCTGGCTGCGGGAGGAATTG GTCGCATAGGATTTGTCGATTACGATGAGGTTGAGTTGGGAAATCTTCATCGCCAGGTATTACATACAGAAGAGAGGATTGGTATTTCCAAGTCAACCTCAGCTGCCACAGCTTGCAATCA GTTAAATTCAGATATCAAATATATGCCCTATCATCTACAGTTGGACAGCACTAATGCCATTGGATTAATTAGCCA ATATGATATCATAGTGGATGCAACTGATAATGTAGCCACAAGATACTTGTTGAATGATGCTTGCGTGCTGGCGAAGAAACCTCTTGTGTCTGGCAGTGCTTTACGGCTTGAAGGACAA cTGACTGTTTACAATTACCTTAATGGTCCGTGCTATAGATGTTTATACCCAAAACCTCCCCCTCCAAAGATGGTGACAAATTGCTCAGATGGAGGTGTTCTTGGTGTAG tgCCTGGCATTATTGGGTGCATCCAAGCCATGGAGGTGATGAAAATAGCTGCTGGCTTTGGGA CTACCTATTCCCAACGTCTTTTGCTCTTCGATGCCATAGATTGTGTTTTTAGGACTATAAAGCTCCGGCCAAGACAGAAGAACTGTGTTGTTTGTGGAGAGACGCCCTCTATTACTCGACTCATTGATTATGAACAGTTCTGTGGAGCAAGAGCTTCGGATAAG GAAAGAAGTTTAAGTTTGCTGTCTCCCGATGAAAGAATAAGTGTAGAG gatTACAAGAGAATCAAAGACACAGGAGTAAACCATGTTCTGGTTGATGTCCGACTACCTGTGGAACTAGACATTTGCAAGTTAGAGGAGAATATTA ATATTCCAATTACAAATATTCATGACAAAGAGACTGTGCTTTCTTCTTGTGAGacaaaaatatcagaatatgAACCTTCTCATGAGAATCCACTTCCAG TGTATGTTGTGTGTAGACGAGGGAATGATTCTCAGTCAGCTGTCAAGGCCCTCCAGGAGCATTTAAAGGATTTACCCGTGGTTATAAAGGATATTAGGGGAGGATTGACAGCCTGGGCAAGGAAAATTGACAATGACTTTCCGCAGTATTGA
- the LOC135484690 gene encoding ribosome biogenesis protein NOP53-like: MADNSTRKRKRVSKNKKKTWRKTDISEVEEYLEDKRLQERTGGLVAEKPDEALFFIDKETVKDEVPTKRSRREPRTLRCFANLEPNPRIKAASKSVNIRTAHTYEKKKSIRVKEREAKGIVTITAKKAKEQKKKATAASIKKMLDKRQPLTADYDLWGTGEKAKAPADDEYHKRITKKLPIKKPAHTYKKPSGLPAIEMAHPGASYNPAYEDHVELLQMAHEIEVKKDREEKRITRSLDEKFPSKAEAPTHQTWVQEMSAGLYEEASDNEDVGDVDKLSVNPPVRRENKKTVTQRNKEKKARELEEKRKKDKESRIKDTEIFRLRSFKKAVTEREKDLAEKARRKAELKEKNKDNTKVLGKMKFEAPDVEIKLGDELRGSLRLLKPEGHLMEDRFKSFQKRNIIEPRLRAKYKKTYKDKKFEKNTHREITL; the protein is encoded by the exons ATGGCGGACAACAGCACACGCAAACGAAAACGTGTGAgcaaaaacaagaaaaagacCTGGCGAAAAACAGATATCTCAGAGGTTGAGGAATATTTAGAAGATAAACGTCTTCAAGAACGTACTGG tggCCTTGTAGCAGAGAAACCGGATGAAGCACTATTCTTCATAGATAAAGAAACAGTCAAAGATGAAG TCCCAACCAAAAGAAGCAGGAGGGAGCCAAGGACACTGCGTTGCTTTGCCAATCTTGAACCAAATCCTCGAATCAAGGCAGCCAGCAA AAGTGTGAATATTCGAACTGCCCACACATATGAAAAGAAGAAATCGATTCGAGTCAAGGAGAGGGAGGCAAAGGGTATTGTCACAATCACGGCCAAGAAAGCAAAGGAACAGAAAAAGAAGGCTACGGCAGCTAGCATCAAGAAAATGTTGGATAAAAGGCAGCCGCTTACGGCTGATTATGATCTGTGGGGAACTGGTG AGAAAGCAAAAGCTCCAGCAGATGATGAATATCACAAACGAATTACAAAGAAACTTCCCATAAAG AAGCCAGCCCACACCTACAAGAAGCCATCTGGTCTTCCAGCCATTGAAATGGCTCACCCTGGTGCTTCGTACAATCCTGCTTATGAGGATCACGTG GAATTGTTGCAAATGGCACATGAAATTGAGGTTAAGAAGGACAGAGAAGAAAAAAGAATAACTCGGTCACTTGACGAGAAATTTCCATCAAAAGCCGAGGCACCGACACACCAAACCTGGGTCCAGGAGATGAGTGCAGGACTTTATGAGGAAGCAAGTGATAATGAGGATGTTGGGGACGTGGATAAGCTCTCCGTCAATCCACCTGTCAGGCGGGAAAATAAGAAAACTGTCACGCAGAGGAATAAGGAAAAGAAAGCAAGGGAGTTG GAAGAGAAACGAAAGAAAGACAAGGAAAGCAGGATAAAGGACACTGAAATTTTCCGTCTGAGGAGTTTCAAGAAAGCTGTAACAGAGCGTGAGAAGGACTTGGCGGAGAAGGCAAGACGAAAAGCCGAATTGAAGGAGAAGAATAAAGATAACACTAAGGTGTTGGGAAAGATGAA ATTTGAAGCCCCAGATGTTGAAATCAAACTTGGGGATGAATTGAGGGGATCATTGCGGTTATTAAAG CCTGAGGGACATCTCATGGAAGATCGATTCAAGAGTTTCCAGAAACGTAATATCATTGAACCAAGACTGAGAGCAAA GTACAAGAAAACGTACAAAGACAAGAAATTCGAGAAGAACACTCACAGGGAAATTAC GTTATGA